In Bacteroidales bacterium, the sequence TAAAATATAAAGAAAAATGGCACATAAAAAAGGCGTCGGTAGTTCTCGTAACGGACGTGAATCCGAAAGTAAACGATTAGGTGTTAAATTATTTGGCGGGCAGGTTTGCAAGGCAGGTAATATTTTGGTCCGTCAACGAGGAACCAAACATAATCCCGGTGAAAATGTAGGTATTGGCCGTGACCATACACTTTATGCTTTGGTCGACGGTACTGTTGCATTCCGTAAAAAA encodes:
- the rpmA gene encoding 50S ribosomal protein L27: MAHKKGVGSSRNGRESESKRLGVKLFGGQVCKAGNILVRQRGTKHNPGENVGIGRDHTLYALVDGTVAFRKKTDNKSFVSVVPFEK